In Populus nigra chromosome 1, ddPopNigr1.1, whole genome shotgun sequence, one genomic interval encodes:
- the LOC133696049 gene encoding potassium transporter 5-like, whose translation MSELELETNQVQMEEETKVENKLKGRKISWGNLRRVDSLNLEAGRVSMSHSHGAHTSKTNWQRTLSLAFQSIGVVYGDIGTSPLYVYASTFTEGINHDQDILGVLSLIIYTIVLVPMLKYVFIVLRANDNGDGGTFALYSLICRSAKVSLIPNDQPEDHQLSNYRLDTPSNQLRRAHMIKEKMERSKTIKIILFLITILGTSMVIGDGVLTPCISVLSAVSGIKSLGKDAVVGISIAILIVLFSVQRLGTDKVGFAFAPVILLWFSFIGGIGLYNLFKYEIGVLRAFNPKYMIDYFKRNGKQGWISLGGIVLCITGTEAMFADLGHFNLRAIQISFSSIVFPALVAAYSGQAAYLTKFKDDVSDTFYKSIPDPLYWPTFVVAVAAAIIASQAMISGAFAIISQSLSLGCFPRVKVVHTSAKYEGQVYIPEVNYLLMVACVVVCFAFKTTEKIGNAYGIAVVAVMVITTCMVTLIMLVIWKTRIWWIALFFFGFGAIEAVYLSSVLYKFKQGGFLPLAFSLILMISMGIWHYVQRERYIYELHNKVSSEYVRDLAARTDINRLPGIGLLYSELVQGIPPIFPHFISNIPSTHSVLVFVSIKSIPISKVALEERFLFRQVEPREYRMFRCIVRYGYKDAIEEPHEFERQLVENLKEFIRHEHFIREGGNNESAPEEDNIQHSTLLAVKDGKTKVSPAVHVEESPQQPNQPSISSVSIQSINASSRSTQSVNGIKSANSSGGMIHASVPKGAEEEMQFVQKAMERGVIYLIGEAEVVAKPESSWFKKLVVDYGYSFLRKNFRQGQTVLAIPRTRLLRVGMTYEV comes from the exons ATGTCGGAGCTAGAGTTGGAAACAAACCAAGtgcaaatggaagaagaaacaaaggTGGAAAATAAGCTGAAAGGTCGAAAGATATCATGGGGAAACCTGCGTCGCGTCGACTCACTCAACCTGGAGGCTGGTAGAGTTTCCATGTCTCACAGCCACGGTGCCCACACCTCTAAG ACTAATTGGCAGAGGACGTTGAGTTTGGCATTTCAGAGCATTGGAGTAGTATATGGAGATATAGGAACTTCTCCGCTTTACGTATATGCAAGCACTTTCACCGAGGGTATTAACCATGACCAAGACATTCTTGGGGTATTGTCTCTAATAATCTACACCATCGTGCTGGTGCCTATGCTTAAGTACGTCTTCATTGTTCTGCGGGCCAACGACAACGGTGATG GTGGAACATTTGCACTCTATTCATTGATATGCCGATCTGCGAAGGTGAGCTTAATTCCAAATGACCAGCCAGAGGACCACCAGCTCTCCAACTACAGACTCGACACACCATCCAATCAGTTGAGGCGTGCTCACATGATCAAAGAGAAGATGGAAAGaagtaaaacaattaaaatcataCTTTTCCTAATCACCATCCTAGGAACTTCCATGGTTATTGGAGACGGTGTCCTCACTCCATGCATTTCAG TTCTTTCAGCTGTGAGTGGGATCAAGTCTCTTGGCAAAG ATGCTGTTGTAGGCATTTCAATAGCAATCTTGATTGTTCTATTCTCTGTTCAAAGACTGGGCACCGATAAAGTGGGCTTTGCATTTGCTCCAGTTATCTTGTTGTGGTTTTCCTTCATCGGTGGAATCGGTCTTTATAATTTGTTCAAATATGAAATCGGTGTGCTACGTGCTTTCAATCCAAAATACATGATTGATTACTTCAAAAGAAATGGTAAGCAAGGATGGATTTCACTTGGCGGAATAGTTCTCTGCATAACAG GAACGGAAGCTATGTTTGCTGATCTGGGTCACTTCAACTTGCGAGCGATCCAA ATTAGTTTTTCCAGCATCGTTTTTCCGGCACTAGTAGCTGCATATAGTGGGCAAGCCGCATACCTCACCAAATTCAAAGATGATGTGTCTGATACCTTCTACAAGTCTATTCCAG ATCCATTGTATTGGCCGACATTTGTTGTTGCTGTAGCTGCTGCAATTATTGCTAGCCAAGCCATGATATCAGGAGCGTTTGCAATCATCTCTCAATCCCTGAGTCTTGGTTGTTTTCCTAGAGTCAAAGTTGTTCACACTTCTGCAAAGTACGAGGGTCAAGTTTACATACCTGAGGTCAACTACTTGCTGATGGTTGCCTGCGTTGTCGTCTGTTTTGCATTCAAGACTACTGAAAAGATCGGCAATGCATATG GAATTGCTGTGGTTGCTGTTATGGTAATCACAACTTGTATGGTTACACTCATAATGTTAGTTATATGGAAGACAAGGATTTGGTGGATTGCTCTCTTCTTCTTCGGATTTGGAGCTATAGAGGCCGTGTATTTATCATCTGTCCTATACAAATTTAAACAAGGTGGGTTCCTTCCACTGGCATTTTCACTTATCCTAATGATATCAATGGGGATATGGCATTATGTGCAGAGAGAGAGGTACATCTATGAGCTTCACAACAAGGTTTCTAGTGAATATGTCAGAGATCTGGCGGCAAGAACAGATATAAACCGGCTACCAGGAATAGGACTTCTGTACTCTGAGCTTGTGCAGGGCATTCCTCCAATATTCCCTCACTTCATTTCCAACATACCTTCCACACACTCGGTTCTAGtgtttgtttcaattaagtctaTTCCAATAAGTAAAGTGGCACTTGAGGAGCGGTTCTTGTTCCGACAAGTTGAGCCAAGAGAATACAGGATGTTCCGTTGTATTGTGAGGTATGGATATAAAGATGCCATTGAGGAGCCCCACGAATTTGAACGCCAGTTGGTTGAAAACTTGAAAGAATTCATCCGCCATGAACACTTCATTCGTGAAGGAGGCAACAACGAATCAGCACCAGAAGAAGATAACATCCAACATTCCACTCTACTAGCAGTGAAAGACGGAAAAACCAAAGTATCTCCAGCAGTTCATGTTGAAGAATCGCCACAGCAGCCTAATCAACCCAGTATTTCTTCAGTTTCGATTCAATCAATCAATGCATCATCACGTTCCACTCAATCAGTGAATGGGATTAAATCAGCAAATTCTTCTGGTGGAATGATACATGCCTCTGTCCCAAAAGGTGCCGAAGAAGAGATGCAGTTTGTGCAGAAAGCAATGGAGAGAGGTGTGATTTATCTTATAGGAGAAGCCGAAGTGGTGGCAAAACCAGAATCATCCTGGTTCAAGAAACTAGTTGTTGATTATGGGTATAGTTTTCTAAGGAAAAACTTCAGACAAGGGCAGACAGTCCTGGCGATCCCTCGAACCAGACTTCTCAGGGTTGGAATGACATATGAAGTAtga
- the LOC133696714 gene encoding potassium transporter 5-like — MTETNQMEMAEEAKTTEVETKLKDRKLSWAKLRRVDSLNLEAGRVSMPRSHTSKINWKRTLSLAFQSVGVVYGDIGTSPLYVYASTFTDGTIHENEDILGVLSLIIYTIVLVPMIKYVFIVLRANDHGDGGTFALYSLLCRYAKVSLIPNDQPEDSQLSNYKLDTPSSQLRRAQEIKEKMESSKTIKIVLFLVTILGTSMVIGDGVLTPCISVLSAVSGIKSLGEDTVVGVSIAILIVLFTLQRLGTDKVGYAFAPVIFLWFSFIGGIGLFNLFKYDLGVLRAFNPKYIIDYFKRNGKHGWISLGGVVLCITGTEAMFADLGHFSVRAIQISFSSVVFPALLAAYAGQAAYLSKFPNDVSDTFYKSVPDPLYWPMFVVAVAAAIIASQAMISGAFSIVAQSLSLNCFPRVKIVHTSAKYEGQVYIPEINYMLMVACVIVTLAFRTTEKIGHAYGIAVVAVMVMTTCMVTLIMLVIWKARVLSVTLFFFVFGAIEVVYLSAVLYKFKQGGYLPLALSFFLMVAMGTWHYVHRERYLYELKNKVSSEYIRQLAANANMNQLPGIGLLYSELVQGIPPIFPHFISNIPSTHSVLVFVSIKSIPISKVAIEERFLFRQIEPQEYRMFRCVVRYGYKDAIVESHEFERQLVEHLKEFIRHEYFIHEEGNIESTFEPENIQHSNLLVEKDGKGRRSTTVHVEEPLQQPNQSFSAPRVSSGSIRSISGINLSNSSAGIASAQVSKGAEDEIEFVQKAMEKGVVYLLGETEVVAEPKSSWFKRLVVNHVYSFLRKNFRTGEKFLAIPRTRILRVGMTYEI, encoded by the exons ATGACGGAAACAAACCAGATGGAAATGGcagaagaagcaaaaacaaCAGAAGTGGAAACTAAGCTGAAAGATCGAAAGTTATCATGGGCAAAGCTACGTCGCGTCGACTCCCTCAATTTGGAGGCTGGAAGAGTTTCCATGCCTCGTAGCCACACCTCTAAG ATCAATTGGAAGAGGACGTTGAGCTTGGCATTTCAAAGCGTTGGAGTAGTATATGGAGACATAGGAACCTCTCCACTTTACGTATATGCAAGCACTTTCACCGACGGCACTATTCACGAAAACGAGGACATTCTCGGGGTATTGTCCCTCATCATCTATACCATAGTGCTCGTGCCCATGATTAAGTACGTCTTCATCGTGCTTAGAGCCAACGATCATGGTGACG GTGGAACATTTGCACTCTATTCGTTGTTATGCCGGTATGCAAAGGTGAGCTTAATTCCAAATGACCAGCCAGAGGACAGTCAACTATCTAACTACAAGCTTGACACGCCATCTAGTCAGTTGAGACGGGCTCAAGAGATAAAAGAGAAGATGGAAAGTAGTAAAACCATTAAAATCGTACTTTTCCTAGTAACCATTCTGGGAACTTCTATGGTCATTGGAGATGGCGTCCTAACTCCATGCATATCAG TTCTTTCAGCAGTGAGTGGGATCAAGTCCCTTGGTGAAG ATACCGTTGTGGGTGTTTCAATTGCAATCTTGATTGTCCTATTCACTCTTCAGCGGTTGGGCACCGATAAAGTGGGCTACGCTTTCGCCCCAGTTATCTTCTTGTGGTTTTCATTCATTGGTGGAATCGGTCTTTTCAACTTGTTCAAGTATGATCTTGGTGTATTACGTGCCttcaatccaaaatatataatcgATTACTTCAAAAGAAATGGCAAGCACGGATGGATTTCACTTGGTGGGGTAGTTCTATGCATTACAG GGACTGAAGCTATGTTTGCTGATCTAGGTCACTTTAGCGTCAGGGCAATTCAA ATTAGTTTCTCCAGCGTAGTGTTTCCTGCATTACTAGCTGCATATGCTGGGCAAGCAGCATACCTTTCCAAATTCCCGAATGACGTGTCTGATACCTTCTACAAGTCTGTGCCAG ATCCATTATATTGGCCAAtgtttgttgttgctgttgctgctgcAATTATTGCTAGCCAAGCCATGATTTCAGGAGCATTTTCAATAGTTGCTCAATCCTTGAGTCTCAATTGTTTTCCCAGGGTTAAGATTGTTCACACTTCTGCTAAGTATGAGGGTCAGGTTTACATACCTGAGATCAACTACATGCTTATGGTTGCTTGTGTAATCGTCACTTTGGCATTCAGGACAACTGAAAAGATTGGACATGCCTACG GAATTGCTGTGGTTGCTGTTATGGTTATGACAACCTGTATGGTTACACTTATAATGCTAGTTATATGGAAGGCAAGGGTGTTATCggtaactcttttcttttttgtatttggtGCTATAGAGGTCGTTTATCTGTCAGCTGTACTATACAAATTCAAACAAGGTGGGTACCTTCCATTAGcattatcttttttcttaatggtGGCCATGGGGACATGGCATTATGTGCACAGAGAAAGGTACCTATACGAGCTTAAAAACAAGGTCTCTAGTGAATATATCAGGCAACTGGCGGCAAACGCAAATATGAACCAGCTACCGGGAATAGGACTTTTGTACTCTGAGCTTGTCCAGGGCATTCCTCCAATATTCCCTCACTTCATTTCCAACATACCTTCCACTCATTCAGTTCTAGtgtttgtttcaattaagtctaTTCCAATAAGTAAGGTGGCAATCGAGGAGCGATTTCTGTTCCGACAAATCGAGCCACAAGAGTACCGTATGTTCCGATGTGTTGTGAGGTATGGATACAAAGATGCAATTGTGGAGTCTCATGAGTTTGAAAGGCAGCTGGTCGAACACTTGAAAGAATTCATCCGGCACGAATACTTCATTCATGAAGAAGGCAACATTGAATCAACATTTGAACCAGAGAACATCCAACATTCCAATCTACTTGTAGAGAAGGATGGAAAAGGAAGACGATCAACAACAGTTCATGTTGAGGAACCACTACAACAGCCTAATCAGTCATTCAGCGCACCCCGTGTTTCATCAGGTTCCATCCGATCCATCAGTGGAATCAACTTGTCAAATTCTTCTGCTGGAATCGCATCTGCCCAGGTCTCTAAAGGTGCTGAAGACGAGATCGAGTTTGTACAAAAAGCCATGGAGAAAGGTGTGGTTTATCTGCTAGGAGAAACTGAAGTGGTGGCAGAACCAAAATCATCCTGGTTCAAGAGACTAGTTGTTAACCACGTGTATTCTTTCCTGAGGAAGAACTTCAGAACAGGGGAGAAATTTTTGGCAATCCCACGAACAAGGATTCTCAGGGTTGGAATGACATATGAGATATGA